CTATGCAGAAGGCTTGCGAGGCTAACCCTGGTACAATGGCTGCCATCATCGGCTTGCCAGACGAGAAGGTTGAGGAAATCTGCGCTGAGGTAAGCACAGAGGGCAACGTGGTGGTTGCTGCTAACTACAACTGCCCTGGTCAGCTCGTTATCTCTGGTAACGTTGACGCTATCAACGCTGCCTGCGAGAAGCTGAAGGCTGCCGGCGCTAAGCGTGCTTTGCCATTGAAGGTGGGTGGTGCTTTCCACTCTCCATTGATGCAGCCAGCCAAGGACGAACTCCAGGCTGCCATCGAGAAGACTACATTCTCTGCACCTAAGTGCCCAGTTTACCAGAACGTAGACGGCAAGCCTCATACAGACCCAGCCGAGATTCAGCAGAACCTCATCGCCCAGCTCACAAGCTCAGTTCGCTGGACAGCTTCCGTTCAGGCTATGATTGCCGATGGTGCTGACGACTTCACAGAGTGTGGTCCTGGTAAGGCATTGCAGGGCATGATCGGCCGCATCGACAAGACTGTTGCTGCTCACGGTATCGCATAGTTTTTTGTATGGAGAA
The Segatella copri DNA segment above includes these coding regions:
- the fabD gene encoding ACP S-malonyltransferase codes for the protein MKAFVFPGQGSQFVGMGKDLYDNNALAKELFDKADEILGFKITDIMFAGTDEQLKETKVTQPAVFLHSVISALCLGEEFNPAMVAGHSLGEFSALVAAGVMAFEDGLKLVAARANAMQKACEANPGTMAAIIGLPDEKVEEICAEVSTEGNVVVAANYNCPGQLVISGNVDAINAACEKLKAAGAKRALPLKVGGAFHSPLMQPAKDELQAAIEKTTFSAPKCPVYQNVDGKPHTDPAEIQQNLIAQLTSSVRWTASVQAMIADGADDFTECGPGKALQGMIGRIDKTVAAHGIA